In Mastacembelus armatus chromosome 22, fMasArm1.2, whole genome shotgun sequence, a genomic segment contains:
- the srrm1 gene encoding serine/arginine repetitive matrix protein 1 isoform X5, translating into MDAGFFRGTSAEQDNRFSNKHKKLLKQLKFAECLDKKVDMTKVNLEVIKPWITQRVTEILGFEDDVVIEFIFNQLEEKHPDSKMMQINLTGFLNGKNAREFMKDLWPLLLSAQDNIAGIPSAFLEQKKEEIKQRQIEQEKLASLKKVDEDKKEKDKDARERAQSKSPRRRKSRSPSPRRRSPVKRDRKRSPSRSPRRKSSPVGGSSPPPPLMQLPQKPLEQHTDPDTSGRTMPEPVIQEASSTCDTVVEVVKADSVTEVKEPSPEKTHKKEERPRSREKEKDSRRERPHHRSLSHSRSRRRRSRSRSYSPRRRQSPRRRMSPRRRSPPRRGPTSSRHRHRRSPVRRRRSRSASSSGSSSSGSRSPKKAMKRISSTPPRRQVHHLDNSISPVGRDRRSQSPRTRRNRSSTSPPRSSGLKRKQGGRSDSPADNVKPRPSEGSDSEEDKNEKGATADSVQQRRQYRRQNQQSSSDTGSSSSEDEGPKRPTAGPSARNGDVRRRRSRTPSPRRRHRDASPRKRRSPSPGRRRRTPSPPRRRRSPSPPRRRSPSPPPRRRSPSPRRYSPPIQRRYSPSPLPPQKRKMSSSPAKRSSPGVKRRPSRSPKRRSSPAPRRRTPPSSSSPPRHRRSPMLPSVRPSRDVRSPVRAVSRLSPSPANRSRAVRSSSSPQGRFKTSSTSPSNQRRQHSPSHSSKPIRRVSRTPEPRSNLRPSPSPQPMRRASSRSRSVSPQPALQKRPAPPSVSPSPSRSASGSPPPAKQTRSASGSQSPNKNSDVEGSGKKKKKKKEKKHKKEKKHKKHKKHKKEKTSVPVSGDGQETQGVEEDVDSRKESDSEVEDSLDDLEKHLREKALRSMRKAQMSPSQMS; encoded by the exons ATGGACGCGGGATTTTTCCGC GGCACAAGTGCGGAGCAAGATAATCGTTTCAGCAACAAGCACAAGAAATTGTTGAAGCAGCTGAAATTTGCAGAATGCCTGGACAAAAAG GTGGACATGACCAAAGTGAACCTGGAAGTCATCAAACCTTGGATTACTCAGCGAGTAACCGAGATACTGGGGTTCGAGGACGATGTCGTCATAGAGTTCATATTTAACCAGCTTGAGGAAAAG catCCGGATAGCAAGATGATGCAGATCAACCTAACAGGCTTCCTGAATGGGAAGAATGCCCGGGAATTCATGAAGGACCTGTGGCCCCTGCTGCTGAGTGCCCAGGACAACATTGCTGGCATTCCTTCAGCTTTTCTGgaacagaagaaagaggaaattaAACAGAGACAG ATTGAGCAGGAAAAGCTTGCTTCACTGAAGAAAGTTGATGAGGATAAGAAGGAAAAGGACAAAGATGCCAGAGAGAGGGCTCAGTCAAAGAGCCCAAGGAG GCGCAAGTCAAGGTCACCATCACCTCGACGAAGGTCACCAGTAAAACGGGATAGGAAACGTAGCCCCTCACGCTCCCCAAGACGCAAATCCAGTCCAGTTGGGGGCAGTTCCCCTCCCCCACCTCTGATGCAGCTGCCCCAAAAACCTTTAGAGCAGCACACGGACCCAGATACATCAGGAAGAACAATGCCAGAACCAGTCATCCAAGAGGCTTCTTCCACATG TGACACAGTTGTGGAGGTGGTAAAAGCAGACTCTGTGACTGAAGTTAAAGAACCCTCTCCAGAGAAAACTCATAAGAAAGAGGAAAGGCCCAGGTCCCGGGAAAAGGAGAAGGACAGCAGGAGGGAAAGACCCCACCACCGCTCACTCTCTCATTCCCGCTCTCGCAGACGACGCTCCCGTTCTAG ATCTTACTCCCCTCGTCGAAGGCAGAGTCCCAGGAGAAGAATGTCTCCTCGTCGACGGAGTCCCCCCAGACGTGGTCCAACCAGCTCCAGACACAGACATAGGCGCTCCCCTGTGCGCAG GAGGCGCTCTCGCTCTGCTTCATCCTCtggcagcagctcctcaggcTCTCGCTCACCtaaaaaagcaatgaaaagaaTATCTAGCACACCACCCCGAAGACAGGTCCATCATCTTGACAACTCCATTAGCCCTGTGGGTAGGGACAGACGATCACAGTCTCCACGGACCAGAAGGAACCGGAGCTCTACTTCCCCACCCAGATCATCTG GTTTGAAGCGCAAACAAGGGGGAAGGAGCGATTCTCCAGCAGATAATGTCAAACCCAGACCCTCTGAAGGGTCTGATTCAG AGGAggataaaaatgagaaagggGCAACAGCAGATTCGGTGCAGCAGCGACGTCAGTATCGCAGGCAGAATCAACAATCGTCTTCAG ATACAGGATCTTCATCCTCAGAAGATGAGGGGCCCAAGAGGCCAACAGCAGGGCCAAGCGCTAGAAATGGTGACGTGAGGAGGAGACGTAGCCGTACACCTTCCCCTCGCAGGCGACACAGGGATGCCTCTCCTAG AAAAAGGCGTTCTCCATCTCCTGGACGCAGACGTCGCACTCCTTCTCCCCCACGACGTCGCAGATCTCCTTCTCCACCACGACGCAG GTCTCCTTCACCACCTCCACGTCGTAGATCTCCATCCCCCCGACGGTATTCTCCCCCTATCCAACGTCGCTACAGCCCCTCACCTTTGCCTCCACAGAAAAGGAAGATGTCTAGCTCTCCAGCAAAACGCTCTTCTCCAGGGGTGAAGCGGCGCCCCTCTAGGTCCCCTAAACGCCGTAGTTCCCCTGCTCCCAGGAGACGCAcgcctccctcctcctcctcaccaccCAGACACAGGAGGAGCCCCATGTTGCCTTCTGTCCGTCCAAGCAGGGATGTACGGTCCCCTGTTCGAGCCGTAAGTCGCCTTTCCCCATCCCCTGCAAACCGTAGTCGTGCTGTGAGGTCTTCCAGCAGCCCCCAGGGGCGTTTTAAAACATCAAGCACATCTCCATCTAACCAACGGAGACAGCACTCCCcttcacacagcagcaaacCAATCCGCAGAGTGTCCCGCACCCCAGAGCCACGCAGCAACCTGAG GCCCTCTCCTAGCCCTCAGCCTATGAGGAGAGCATCTTCCAGATCAAGATCTGTTTCCCCTCAGCCTGCACTTCAGAAACGTCCAGCccctccatctgtctctccCTCACCATCTCGCTCTGCCAGTGGGTCCCCACCCCCTGCTAAACAGACCAGGAGTGCTTCTGGCAGTCAGTCTCCAAACAAG AACTCTGATGTTGAAGgcagtggaaagaaaaagaaaaagaagaaggagaagaaacataagaaagagaagaaacataAGAAGCACAAGAAGCATAAGAAGGAGAAGACTAGTGTCCCCGTGAGTGGAGATGGACAGGAGACCCAAGGTGTGGAGGAGGATGTAGATTCGAGAAAG GAATCAGACAGTGAAGTCGAGGACAGCTTGGATGACCTGGAGAAGCACCTTAGAGAGAAGGCCTTGCGCTCCATGAGGAAGGCCCAGATGTCTCCATCACAGATGTCCTGA
- the srrm1 gene encoding serine/arginine repetitive matrix protein 1 isoform X4 produces the protein MDAGFFRGTSAEQDNRFSNKHKKLLKQLKFAECLDKKVDMTKVNLEVIKPWITQRVTEILGFEDDVVIEFIFNQLEEKHPDSKMMQINLTGFLNGKNAREFMKDLWPLLLSAQDNIAGIPSAFLEQKKEEIKQRQIEQEKLASLKKVDEDKKEKDKDARERAQSKSPRRRKSRSPSPRRRSPVKRDRKRSPSRSPRRKSSPVGGSSPPPPLMQLPQKPLEQHTDPDTSGRTMPEPVIQEASSTCDTVVEVVKADSVTEVKEPSPEKTHKKEERPRSREKEKDSRRERPHHRSLSHSRSRRRRSRSRSYSPRRRQSPRRRMSPRRRSPPRRGPTSSRHRHRRSPVRRRRSRSASSSGSSSSGSRSPKKAMKRISSTPPRRQVHHLDNSISPVGRDRRSQSPRTRRNRSSTSPPRSSGLKRKQGGRSDSPADNVKPRPSEGSDSAAAAAGCTEVQKRRAAHFLPGTMERDSSTEDSLIMEHSSEPTEHDSVTSDSDTDIGDEDGEYLPGAGSSSTSSTESSEGDEGEMLPDLSWTSKNRKIHWEPTNSKRLQFKPPGTGLTPGPTCYAVARVGELIDSFDLFLTTKITKLVTEYTNLYGRRMVPKWKDLDATTVRAYFGLLLLAGVYRSRGEATRSLWDNQAGRHIFRATMSVKTFETISRTLRFDDPLSRPWRRRADKLAAIREIWDLWTAQLPLMFNPDVEICVDEQLVPYRGRCEFRQYMPKKPAKYGLKMWVTCDVQTAYAWKVSLYTGRLAGAPAEQNQGRRVVLDMTEGLKGVNVTCDNFFSSFGLAEELLRRKNTMVGTMRKNLSELPPQLLRVYGREALSSIFAFTPTHTLVSYVPKQRKNVILLSTKHSVAEISSGEKRKPQIILDYNRCKGGVDTMDERRIKMRKGQQQIRCSSDVSIAGRINNRLQIQDLHPQKMRGPRGQQQGQALEMVT, from the exons ATGGACGCGGGATTTTTCCGC GGCACAAGTGCGGAGCAAGATAATCGTTTCAGCAACAAGCACAAGAAATTGTTGAAGCAGCTGAAATTTGCAGAATGCCTGGACAAAAAG GTGGACATGACCAAAGTGAACCTGGAAGTCATCAAACCTTGGATTACTCAGCGAGTAACCGAGATACTGGGGTTCGAGGACGATGTCGTCATAGAGTTCATATTTAACCAGCTTGAGGAAAAG catCCGGATAGCAAGATGATGCAGATCAACCTAACAGGCTTCCTGAATGGGAAGAATGCCCGGGAATTCATGAAGGACCTGTGGCCCCTGCTGCTGAGTGCCCAGGACAACATTGCTGGCATTCCTTCAGCTTTTCTGgaacagaagaaagaggaaattaAACAGAGACAG ATTGAGCAGGAAAAGCTTGCTTCACTGAAGAAAGTTGATGAGGATAAGAAGGAAAAGGACAAAGATGCCAGAGAGAGGGCTCAGTCAAAGAGCCCAAGGAG GCGCAAGTCAAGGTCACCATCACCTCGACGAAGGTCACCAGTAAAACGGGATAGGAAACGTAGCCCCTCACGCTCCCCAAGACGCAAATCCAGTCCAGTTGGGGGCAGTTCCCCTCCCCCACCTCTGATGCAGCTGCCCCAAAAACCTTTAGAGCAGCACACGGACCCAGATACATCAGGAAGAACAATGCCAGAACCAGTCATCCAAGAGGCTTCTTCCACATG TGACACAGTTGTGGAGGTGGTAAAAGCAGACTCTGTGACTGAAGTTAAAGAACCCTCTCCAGAGAAAACTCATAAGAAAGAGGAAAGGCCCAGGTCCCGGGAAAAGGAGAAGGACAGCAGGAGGGAAAGACCCCACCACCGCTCACTCTCTCATTCCCGCTCTCGCAGACGACGCTCCCGTTCTAG ATCTTACTCCCCTCGTCGAAGGCAGAGTCCCAGGAGAAGAATGTCTCCTCGTCGACGGAGTCCCCCCAGACGTGGTCCAACCAGCTCCAGACACAGACATAGGCGCTCCCCTGTGCGCAG GAGGCGCTCTCGCTCTGCTTCATCCTCtggcagcagctcctcaggcTCTCGCTCACCtaaaaaagcaatgaaaagaaTATCTAGCACACCACCCCGAAGACAGGTCCATCATCTTGACAACTCCATTAGCCCTGTGGGTAGGGACAGACGATCACAGTCTCCACGGACCAGAAGGAACCGGAGCTCTACTTCCCCACCCAGATCATCTG GTTTGAAGCGCAAACAAGGGGGAAGGAGCGATTCTCCAGCAGATAATGTCAAACCCAGACCCTCTGAAGGGTCTGATTCAG ctgcagctgcagctgggtGCACAGAAGTACAGAAGAGGAGAGCTGCTCATTTCTTACCTGGCACAATGGAGAGGGACTCCAGCACTGAGGATTCGCTCATCATGGAGCACAGTTCTGAGCCCACAGAGCATGACTCTGTAACATCGGATTCTGATACAGACATAGGTGATGAGGATGGGGAGTACCTCCCGGGGGCTGGCTCATCCTCCACCAGTTCCACTGAATCATCTGAAGGTGATGAAGGGGAGATGCTACCGGACCTTTCATGGACTTCCAAAAACAGAAAGATCCACTGGGAACCCACAAATTCCAAGAGACTCCAGTTTAAGCCTCCAGGCACAGGACTAACCCCTGGACCCACCTGCTATGCGGTGGCTAGAGTTGGTGAGCTGATTGACAGTTTTGATTTATTCCTCACAACAAAGATCACAAAACTTGTCACTGAATATACCAACCTCTATGGGAGAAGGATGGTCCCCAAGTGGAAGGACCTCGATGCCACTACCGTGCGGGCTTACTTTGGACTGCTTCTGTTGGCCGGCGTCTATCGGTCCCGTGGCGAAGCAACCCGCAGCCTGTGGGATAACCAGGCAGGCCGGCATATCTTTCGGGCGACCATGTCAGTCAAAACTTTTGAGACGATCAGCAGAACTCTGCGTTTTGATGACCCGCTGTCCAGACCGTGGCGCCGGAGAGCGGATAAACTGGCTGCCATCCGGGAAATATGGGATCTGTGGACTGCCCAGCTTCCTCTGATGTTCAATCCAGATGTGGAAATTTGTGTGGATGAGCAACTCGTGCCATACCGAGGACGCTGTGAATTCCGGCAATACATGCCCAAGAAGCCGGCCAAGTATGGTTTGAAAATGTGGGTCACCTGTGACGTACAAACAGCATATGCATGGAAGGTTTCTCTTTATACAGGCCGATTAGCTGGTGCGCCGGCAGAACAAAACCAAGGACGAAGGGTTGTGTTGGATATGACGGAGGGGTTGAAAGGGGTGAATGTGACGTgtgataattttttttcctccttcgGGCTGGCAGAGGAGCTGCTTCGAAGGAAGAACACCATGGTTGGCACAATGCGCAAAAACCTATCAGAGCTTCCCCCTCAGCTTCTGAGGGTTTATGGGAGAGAGGCCCTCTCTTCCATCTTTGCGTTCACTCCAACTCACACCCTGGTTTCCTACGTTCCAAAGCAACGCAAAAACGTTAttctgctcagcaccaaacactCGGTGGCGGAGATTAGCAGCGGTGAGAAAAGGAAGCCCCAGATCATACTCGATTATAATCGCTGCAAAGGAGGAGTGGATACCATGGATGAG AGGAggataaaaatgagaaagggGCAACAGCAGATTCGGTGCAGCAGCGACGTCAGTATCGCAGGCAGAATCAACAATCGTCTTCAG ATACAGGATCTTCATCCTCAGAAGATGAGGGGCCCAAGAGGCCAACAGCAGGGCCAAGCGCTAGAAATGGTGACGTGA
- the srrm1 gene encoding serine/arginine repetitive matrix protein 1 isoform X1: MDAGFFRGTSAEQDNRFSNKHKKLLKQLKFAECLDKKVDMTKVNLEVIKPWITQRVTEILGFEDDVVIEFIFNQLEEKHPDSKMMQINLTGFLNGKNAREFMKDLWPLLLSAQDNIAGIPSAFLEQKKEEIKQRQIEQEKLASLKKVDEDKKEKDKDARERAQSKSPRRRKSRSPSPRRRSPVKRDRKRSPSRSPRRKSSPVGGSSPPPPLMQLPQKPLEQHTDPDTSGRTMPEPVIQEASSTCDTVVEVVKADSVTEVKEPSPEKTHKKEERPRSREKEKDSRRERPHHRSLSHSRSRRRRSRSRSYSPRRRQSPRRRMSPRRRSPPRRGPTSSRHRHRRSPVRRRRSRSASSSGSSSSGSRSPKKAMKRISSTPPRRQVHHLDNSISPVGRDRRSQSPRTRRNRSSTSPPRSSGLKRKQGGRSDSPADNVKPRPSEGSDSAAAAAGCTEVQKRRAAHFLPGTMERDSSTEDSLIMEHSSEPTEHDSVTSDSDTDIGDEDGEYLPGAGSSSTSSTESSEGDEGEMLPDLSWTSKNRKIHWEPTNSKRLQFKPPGTGLTPGPTCYAVARVGELIDSFDLFLTTKITKLVTEYTNLYGRRMVPKWKDLDATTVRAYFGLLLLAGVYRSRGEATRSLWDNQAGRHIFRATMSVKTFETISRTLRFDDPLSRPWRRRADKLAAIREIWDLWTAQLPLMFNPDVEICVDEQLVPYRGRCEFRQYMPKKPAKYGLKMWVTCDVQTAYAWKVSLYTGRLAGAPAEQNQGRRVVLDMTEGLKGVNVTCDNFFSSFGLAEELLRRKNTMVGTMRKNLSELPPQLLRVYGREALSSIFAFTPTHTLVSYVPKQRKNVILLSTKHSVAEISSGEKRKPQIILDYNRCKGGVDTMDEMIATYSCRRRTRRWPLALFFNLLDISALNSYIVWMAINPEWHQGKSHKRRLFLEELGKKLITPHMARRPRPQIPEAASLVLQAQAGFNNPTTHANPTSAATTTTPSRIPTARVRKQCAVCPTRRIVCCTCTQCGKHVCKEHYYTICTSCLP, translated from the exons ATGGACGCGGGATTTTTCCGC GGCACAAGTGCGGAGCAAGATAATCGTTTCAGCAACAAGCACAAGAAATTGTTGAAGCAGCTGAAATTTGCAGAATGCCTGGACAAAAAG GTGGACATGACCAAAGTGAACCTGGAAGTCATCAAACCTTGGATTACTCAGCGAGTAACCGAGATACTGGGGTTCGAGGACGATGTCGTCATAGAGTTCATATTTAACCAGCTTGAGGAAAAG catCCGGATAGCAAGATGATGCAGATCAACCTAACAGGCTTCCTGAATGGGAAGAATGCCCGGGAATTCATGAAGGACCTGTGGCCCCTGCTGCTGAGTGCCCAGGACAACATTGCTGGCATTCCTTCAGCTTTTCTGgaacagaagaaagaggaaattaAACAGAGACAG ATTGAGCAGGAAAAGCTTGCTTCACTGAAGAAAGTTGATGAGGATAAGAAGGAAAAGGACAAAGATGCCAGAGAGAGGGCTCAGTCAAAGAGCCCAAGGAG GCGCAAGTCAAGGTCACCATCACCTCGACGAAGGTCACCAGTAAAACGGGATAGGAAACGTAGCCCCTCACGCTCCCCAAGACGCAAATCCAGTCCAGTTGGGGGCAGTTCCCCTCCCCCACCTCTGATGCAGCTGCCCCAAAAACCTTTAGAGCAGCACACGGACCCAGATACATCAGGAAGAACAATGCCAGAACCAGTCATCCAAGAGGCTTCTTCCACATG TGACACAGTTGTGGAGGTGGTAAAAGCAGACTCTGTGACTGAAGTTAAAGAACCCTCTCCAGAGAAAACTCATAAGAAAGAGGAAAGGCCCAGGTCCCGGGAAAAGGAGAAGGACAGCAGGAGGGAAAGACCCCACCACCGCTCACTCTCTCATTCCCGCTCTCGCAGACGACGCTCCCGTTCTAG ATCTTACTCCCCTCGTCGAAGGCAGAGTCCCAGGAGAAGAATGTCTCCTCGTCGACGGAGTCCCCCCAGACGTGGTCCAACCAGCTCCAGACACAGACATAGGCGCTCCCCTGTGCGCAG GAGGCGCTCTCGCTCTGCTTCATCCTCtggcagcagctcctcaggcTCTCGCTCACCtaaaaaagcaatgaaaagaaTATCTAGCACACCACCCCGAAGACAGGTCCATCATCTTGACAACTCCATTAGCCCTGTGGGTAGGGACAGACGATCACAGTCTCCACGGACCAGAAGGAACCGGAGCTCTACTTCCCCACCCAGATCATCTG GTTTGAAGCGCAAACAAGGGGGAAGGAGCGATTCTCCAGCAGATAATGTCAAACCCAGACCCTCTGAAGGGTCTGATTCAG ctgcagctgcagctgggtGCACAGAAGTACAGAAGAGGAGAGCTGCTCATTTCTTACCTGGCACAATGGAGAGGGACTCCAGCACTGAGGATTCGCTCATCATGGAGCACAGTTCTGAGCCCACAGAGCATGACTCTGTAACATCGGATTCTGATACAGACATAGGTGATGAGGATGGGGAGTACCTCCCGGGGGCTGGCTCATCCTCCACCAGTTCCACTGAATCATCTGAAGGTGATGAAGGGGAGATGCTACCGGACCTTTCATGGACTTCCAAAAACAGAAAGATCCACTGGGAACCCACAAATTCCAAGAGACTCCAGTTTAAGCCTCCAGGCACAGGACTAACCCCTGGACCCACCTGCTATGCGGTGGCTAGAGTTGGTGAGCTGATTGACAGTTTTGATTTATTCCTCACAACAAAGATCACAAAACTTGTCACTGAATATACCAACCTCTATGGGAGAAGGATGGTCCCCAAGTGGAAGGACCTCGATGCCACTACCGTGCGGGCTTACTTTGGACTGCTTCTGTTGGCCGGCGTCTATCGGTCCCGTGGCGAAGCAACCCGCAGCCTGTGGGATAACCAGGCAGGCCGGCATATCTTTCGGGCGACCATGTCAGTCAAAACTTTTGAGACGATCAGCAGAACTCTGCGTTTTGATGACCCGCTGTCCAGACCGTGGCGCCGGAGAGCGGATAAACTGGCTGCCATCCGGGAAATATGGGATCTGTGGACTGCCCAGCTTCCTCTGATGTTCAATCCAGATGTGGAAATTTGTGTGGATGAGCAACTCGTGCCATACCGAGGACGCTGTGAATTCCGGCAATACATGCCCAAGAAGCCGGCCAAGTATGGTTTGAAAATGTGGGTCACCTGTGACGTACAAACAGCATATGCATGGAAGGTTTCTCTTTATACAGGCCGATTAGCTGGTGCGCCGGCAGAACAAAACCAAGGACGAAGGGTTGTGTTGGATATGACGGAGGGGTTGAAAGGGGTGAATGTGACGTgtgataattttttttcctccttcgGGCTGGCAGAGGAGCTGCTTCGAAGGAAGAACACCATGGTTGGCACAATGCGCAAAAACCTATCAGAGCTTCCCCCTCAGCTTCTGAGGGTTTATGGGAGAGAGGCCCTCTCTTCCATCTTTGCGTTCACTCCAACTCACACCCTGGTTTCCTACGTTCCAAAGCAACGCAAAAACGTTAttctgctcagcaccaaacactCGGTGGCGGAGATTAGCAGCGGTGAGAAAAGGAAGCCCCAGATCATACTCGATTATAATCGCTGCAAAGGAGGAGTGGATACCATGGATGAG atgaTTGCTACATACAGCTGCAGAAGGAGGACCAGACGGTGGCCCTTGGcccttttttttaacttactgGACATTAGTGCCCTGAACTCTTACATTGTGTGGATGGCCATCAATCCAGAATGGCATCAGGGAAAGTCCCATAAAAGGAGGCTGTTCCTGGAGGAGCTGGGGAAAAAACTGATCACCCCACACATGGCTCGCAGACCCCGCCCACAGATACCAGAGGCTGCCAGCCTTGTCTTACAAGCTCAGGCTGGATTCAATAACCCCACCACACACGCCAACCCCACTAgtgctgccaccaccaccacccccagcCGCATACCCACTGCCCGTGTGAGGAAGCAGTGTGCAGTCTGCCCTACACGGAGAATTGTGTGCTGCACCTGCACACAATGtggaaaacatgtttgcaaGGAGCATTACTACACCATTTGCACCTCCTGCCTCCCCTGA